The sequence CCACGTGGACCACGGCAAGACCACCCTCGTGGACGCCATGCTCTGGCAGAGCGGGATCTTCCGCCAGGGGCAGGAGGTGGCCGAGCGGGTGCTCGACTCCATGGACCTGGAGCGCGAGAAGGGCATCACCATCATGGCCAAGAACTGCGCCGTCACCTGGGGCGGGGTGCGGCTCAACATCGTGGACACCCCGGGGCACGCCGACTTCGGGGGCGAGGTCGAGCGCGTCCTCTCGATGGTGGACGGCGTCATGCTCCTCGTGGACGCCTCCGAGGGCCCCCTGCCCCAGACCCGCTTCGTGGTGAGCAAGGCCCTGGCGCGCGCGCTGCCCTTCGTGGTGGTCATCAACAAGGTTGACCGCTCGGACGCCCGGCCGGCCGAGGTGCTGGACGAGGTCTACGACCTCTTCATCGACCTGGACGCCGCCGAGTCCCAGCTCGATTTCCCGGTCCTCTACGCCGTGGCCCGCGAGGGCCGGGCGGGGACGGCGCCGGACCGGCTCGCCGGGGACCTCGAGCCCCTCTTCCGCACCCTCATCGCCTCCATCCCCGCGCCCAGCTTCGAAGATGGAGCCCCCCTCCAGATGCTCGTCTCGCGCCTGGAGTACGACAACTACGTGGGCCGCCTCGCCATCGGCCGGGTGTGGAACGGCGCCATCCGGGCCAAGGGGGCCGCGGTGGTCCTCGGGCGGGACGGCAAGAACCAGCGGGGCGAGATCAGCCATCTCTTCGGCTTCGAGGGCCTCCAGCGCGCGCCCATCGCCGAGGCGCGCGCGGGGGACATCGTCGCCGTGGCGGGCTTCGAGGAGCTGAACATCGGGGACACCATCGGGGATCCCGAGAACCCCCGGGCGCTCCCCGTCATCGCGATCGACGAGCCCACCATCGCCATGACCTTCCGCATCAACGACTCGCCCCTGTCCGGCCGGAGCGGCAAGTTCCTCACCTCGCGTCAGGTGCGCGACCGCCTCTTCCGGGAGGCGCGCAACAACATGGCCATCCGGGTGGAGGAGACCGGCTCCCCGGACGCCTTCCGCGTCTCGGGCCGGGGCTCGCTCCAGCTCGCCGTGCTCATCGAGCAGCTCCGCCGCGAGGGATACGAGATGACGGTGGGCCGGCCCGAGGTCATCATCCGCAAGGACGGCGGCAAGGTGCTGGAGCCCTTCGAGGACGTGGTGATCGACGTCCCCGAGGACTACATCGGCGTCGTCACCCAGAAGATGGGCATCCGAAAGGGCCGCATGACCAAGATGGTGAACCACGGCAAGGGCCGGGCGCGGCTCGAGTTCCGCATCCCCAGCCGGGGACTCATCGGCTACCGCAGCGAGTTCCTCACCGACACCCGGGGGACGGGCATCCTCACCCACCTCTTCGCCGGGTGGGACGCCTGGGCGGGCGACCTGCCGGGCCGGATCACCGGCGCCCTCGTCGCCGACCGCGGGGGGAAGAGCACCCCCTATGCCATAGAGAACATCCAGGAGCGCGGCACCCTCTTCATCGGCCCCACGGAAGAGGTCTACGAGGGCATGATCGTCGGCGAGAACAGCCGCGAGAAGGACATGCACGTCAACATCACCAAGGAGAAGAAGCTCACCAACATGAGGGCCTCCGGGTCGGACATGACGGCCCAGCTCGTCCCCCCCAAGCGCTACAGTCTGGAGCAGGCCCTGGAGTTCCTCCGCG comes from Candidatus Tectomicrobia bacterium and encodes:
- the typA gene encoding translational GTPase TypA yields the protein MTKSQRQDLRNFAIIAHVDHGKTTLVDAMLWQSGIFRQGQEVAERVLDSMDLEREKGITIMAKNCAVTWGGVRLNIVDTPGHADFGGEVERVLSMVDGVMLLVDASEGPLPQTRFVVSKALARALPFVVVINKVDRSDARPAEVLDEVYDLFIDLDAAESQLDFPVLYAVAREGRAGTAPDRLAGDLEPLFRTLIASIPAPSFEDGAPLQMLVSRLEYDNYVGRLAIGRVWNGAIRAKGAAVVLGRDGKNQRGEISHLFGFEGLQRAPIAEARAGDIVAVAGFEELNIGDTIGDPENPRALPVIAIDEPTIAMTFRINDSPLSGRSGKFLTSRQVRDRLFREARNNMAIRVEETGSPDAFRVSGRGSLQLAVLIEQLRREGYEMTVGRPEVIIRKDGGKVLEPFEDVVIDVPEDYIGVVTQKMGIRKGRMTKMVNHGKGRARLEFRIPSRGLIGYRSEFLTDTRGTGILTHLFAGWDAWAGDLPGRITGALVADRGGKSTPYAIENIQERGTLFIGPTEEVYEGMIVGENSREKDMHVNITKEKKLTNMRASGSDMTAQLVPPKRYSLEQALEFLREGEALEVTPAAFRFRKAQIKGGR